The Azospirillum baldaniorum genome window below encodes:
- a CDS encoding ABC transporter ATP-binding protein, with translation MSPPLAELRGVSRLFPIPGWRGAVLRAVDGVDLAVRRGELVGLVGESGCGKSTVARIATGLLPPSAGRVLIDGQDAAERPAAEARAARLRVQMVFQNPHASLNPRFTVEEIVGEAVRHHRLVPRAALAEHVAAQLLRVGLDPALRHHHPHRFSGGQRQRIGIARALAVRPDLLVCDEPVTALDVSVRAGILNLFLDLRDRDGLAILFISHDLSVVGHICDRVVVMYLGRVVEEGPVDALFERPRHPYTQALLADSRSALPEGTVPVRGEAPSLAERPAGCPFHPRCPMARPDCRREVPVLRGVGEGHRVACLLAG, from the coding sequence ATGAGCCCGCCCTTGGCCGAACTGCGCGGCGTCTCGCGGCTGTTCCCCATTCCGGGGTGGCGGGGCGCCGTCCTGCGCGCCGTGGACGGGGTGGACTTGGCGGTGCGGCGGGGGGAACTCGTCGGGCTGGTCGGGGAGTCGGGCTGCGGGAAATCGACCGTGGCGCGGATCGCCACCGGGCTCCTGCCGCCCAGCGCCGGCCGCGTGCTGATCGACGGGCAGGACGCCGCCGAACGGCCCGCCGCCGAGGCGCGGGCCGCCCGGCTGCGCGTGCAGATGGTCTTCCAGAACCCCCACGCCAGCCTGAACCCGCGCTTCACCGTCGAGGAGATCGTCGGCGAGGCGGTGCGCCACCACCGGCTGGTGCCGCGCGCCGCGCTGGCCGAGCATGTGGCGGCGCAGCTTCTGCGCGTCGGCCTCGACCCGGCGCTGCGCCACCACCACCCTCACCGCTTCAGCGGCGGGCAGCGCCAGCGCATCGGCATCGCCCGCGCGCTCGCCGTGCGGCCCGACCTGCTGGTCTGCGACGAGCCGGTGACCGCGCTCGACGTGTCGGTGCGCGCCGGCATCCTCAACCTGTTTCTCGACCTGCGCGACCGGGACGGTCTGGCGATCCTGTTCATCAGCCACGACCTGTCGGTGGTCGGCCACATCTGCGACCGGGTGGTGGTCATGTATCTCGGCCGCGTGGTCGAGGAGGGGCCGGTGGACGCCCTGTTCGAGCGCCCGCGCCACCCCTACACCCAGGCCCTGCTGGCCGATTCCCGAAGCGCCCTGCCGGAGGGAACCGTGCCGGTGCGCGGCGAGGCGCCGTCCCTGGCGGAGCGCCCCGCCGGCTGCCCCTTCCACCCGCGCTGCCCCATGGCGCGGCCCGATTGCCGGCGGGAGGTTCCGGTATTGCGCGGGGTGGGGGAGGGGCATCGGGTGGCCTGTCTGCTGGCGGGGTGA
- a CDS encoding ABC transporter ATP-binding protein, which yields MTATLPLLEVRGLRTELPARQGALNVPLNVLDGVSFSLGRGRILGLVGESGSGKSATAFSIMGLLDPPARVAGGSIRFAGRELAGLPERELRRLRGNRIAMIFQDPMMTLNPVLTIGAQIVETVLAHARVGRAEARRRARDALGRVGVPGPEERLDAHPHELSGGLRQRVAIAIALLHEPDLIIADEPTTALDATIQAQILREIRGLVEGGRTAVLWITHDLSVAEQLSDEIAVMYAGRIVEQAPAAELLSRPAHPYTAGLLASLPREPRGSRLTPIPGLPPTLSGRPAGCAFRPRCAAAMPACAAAPPWQGRTDGRGGVRCLDPGPEAPR from the coding sequence ATGACCGCCACCCTTCCGTTGCTGGAGGTGCGCGGCCTGCGCACCGAGCTGCCCGCGCGCCAGGGCGCGCTGAACGTGCCCCTGAACGTGCTGGACGGGGTGAGTTTCTCCCTCGGGCGCGGGCGCATCCTGGGTCTGGTCGGCGAGTCCGGGTCGGGCAAGTCGGCCACCGCCTTTTCCATCATGGGGCTGCTCGACCCGCCGGCGCGGGTGGCCGGCGGATCGATCCGCTTCGCCGGACGGGAGCTGGCCGGCCTGCCGGAGCGGGAGCTGCGCCGCCTGCGCGGCAACCGCATCGCCATGATCTTCCAGGACCCGATGATGACGCTGAATCCCGTGCTGACCATCGGCGCCCAGATCGTCGAGACCGTGCTGGCCCACGCCCGCGTCGGCCGGGCCGAGGCGCGGCGGCGGGCGCGCGACGCGCTGGGCCGGGTCGGCGTGCCGGGGCCGGAGGAGCGGCTGGACGCCCACCCCCACGAGCTGTCCGGCGGCCTGCGCCAACGGGTGGCGATCGCCATCGCGCTGCTTCACGAGCCGGACCTGATCATCGCCGACGAGCCGACCACCGCGCTTGACGCCACCATCCAGGCGCAGATCCTGCGGGAGATCCGCGGGCTTGTGGAAGGAGGGCGGACGGCGGTGCTGTGGATCACCCACGACCTGTCGGTGGCCGAACAGCTCTCGGACGAGATCGCCGTGATGTACGCGGGCCGCATCGTCGAGCAGGCCCCGGCGGCGGAGTTGCTGTCCCGCCCGGCGCACCCCTACACCGCTGGGCTGCTCGCCAGCCTGCCGCGGGAGCCGCGGGGCAGCCGGCTGACGCCGATCCCCGGCCTGCCGCCGACGCTGTCCGGACGCCCGGCGGGCTGCGCCTTCCGACCGCGTTGCGCCGCCGCCATGCCGGCCTGCGCCGCCGCCCCCCCCTGGCAGGGGCGGACGGACGGGCGGGGCGGCGTGCGCTGCCTGGATCCCGGTCCGGAGGCGCCGCGATGA
- a CDS encoding ABC transporter permease: MSSLAEEGPPSAPALAAPESSPSPSLSPMRVLWRDFAASRVALGSLTVVLLLVAAAALAPWIAPQNPFDLTQLDLLDGRLPPGAEGALVGTYWLGTDDQGRDMLSAILFGLRLSLLVGIGSAVVAGALGTLVGLAAAQSRAQAGGHADTALMRLADLQLSCPSILIALMVIAFLGRGTGNVLLALVLVEWAYYARAARSAALVELKAEYVEAARGLVLPSWWILLRHVLPNCLPSLVVIATTQVARAIALEATLSFLGLGVPVTEPSLGLLIANGRQYVLSGETWISLYPGVALLLLMAAINLAGDRFRDALNPRLGQ, encoded by the coding sequence ATGAGCAGCCTCGCCGAAGAGGGTCCACCGTCCGCCCCGGCGCTTGCCGCGCCCGAATCTTCCCCGTCGCCGTCCTTATCACCCATGCGCGTCCTGTGGCGCGATTTCGCCGCCTCGCGGGTGGCGCTGGGCAGCCTCACCGTCGTCCTGCTGCTGGTGGCCGCCGCCGCTCTGGCGCCCTGGATCGCGCCGCAGAATCCCTTTGACCTGACCCAGCTCGACCTGCTCGACGGGCGGTTGCCGCCGGGGGCGGAAGGGGCGCTGGTCGGCACCTACTGGCTGGGTACCGACGACCAGGGGCGCGACATGTTGTCGGCCATCCTGTTCGGGCTGCGGCTGAGCCTGCTGGTCGGCATCGGCTCGGCGGTGGTCGCCGGCGCGCTCGGCACGCTGGTCGGGCTGGCCGCCGCCCAGTCCAGAGCCCAGGCGGGCGGGCACGCCGACACGGCGCTGATGCGGCTGGCCGACCTGCAACTGTCCTGCCCATCCATCCTGATCGCACTGATGGTGATCGCCTTCCTCGGGCGCGGCACCGGCAACGTGCTGCTGGCGTTGGTGCTGGTCGAATGGGCCTATTACGCCCGCGCCGCCCGCTCGGCGGCGCTGGTGGAGCTGAAGGCGGAGTATGTGGAGGCGGCGCGCGGACTCGTCCTGCCCTCCTGGTGGATTCTGCTGCGCCACGTCCTGCCGAACTGCCTGCCGTCGCTGGTGGTGATCGCCACGACCCAGGTCGCCCGCGCCATTGCGCTGGAGGCGACGCTGAGCTTCCTCGGCCTCGGCGTGCCGGTGACGGAACCGTCGCTCGGCCTGCTGATCGCCAACGGGCGGCAGTATGTGCTGTCCGGGGAGACCTGGATCAGCCTTTACCCCGGCGTGGCGCTCCTGCTGCTGATGGCCGCGATCAATCTGGCCGGCGACCGCTTCCGCGACGCCCTCAATCCAAGGCTCGGCCAATGA
- a CDS encoding ABC transporter permease — MAGWLVRRSAQAALVVLAMTVIVFVGLHVAGNPVDILVPPEADAAERARIAASFGLDQPLWRQYLLFVGRALQGDLGRSFIYNQPALTLVVERLPATLELSLAALVLAAGLGIGLGLYAGLRPRAAAARLIMAGSVVGLSLPGFWVGLMLVIGFSVRLGWLPSSGRGETVAVLGVGSSFLTADGLAHLILPAANLALFKLALILRLTRAGVREVVHLDYVRFARARGLAPSRVVGVHILRTILIPIVTVIGLEFCSTVAFSMVTESIFAWPGMGRLMVESIHVLDRPVIVAYLVAVVLLFVAVNLLADILYRLLDPRVGTAGAEGGA; from the coding sequence ATGGCCGGTTGGCTGGTGCGACGGTCGGCGCAGGCCGCCCTTGTGGTCCTGGCGATGACGGTGATCGTCTTCGTCGGCCTTCACGTCGCGGGCAACCCGGTGGACATCCTGGTCCCGCCCGAGGCCGACGCGGCGGAGCGGGCGCGCATCGCCGCGTCCTTTGGCTTGGATCAGCCGCTGTGGCGGCAGTATCTGCTGTTCGTTGGGCGCGCGCTCCAGGGCGATCTGGGGCGCAGCTTCATCTACAACCAGCCGGCCCTGACGCTGGTCGTCGAGCGGCTGCCGGCGACGCTGGAGCTGTCGCTGGCCGCCCTGGTCCTGGCCGCCGGGCTGGGGATCGGCCTTGGCCTCTACGCCGGGCTGCGCCCGCGCGCGGCGGCGGCGCGTCTCATCATGGCGGGCAGCGTGGTCGGGCTGAGCCTGCCCGGCTTCTGGGTCGGGCTGATGCTGGTGATCGGCTTCTCGGTGCGGCTCGGCTGGCTGCCCAGCTCGGGGCGGGGGGAGACGGTGGCGGTGCTGGGGGTGGGCTCGTCCTTCCTGACCGCCGACGGGCTGGCCCATCTGATCCTGCCCGCCGCCAACCTCGCCTTGTTCAAGCTGGCGCTCATCCTGCGGCTGACCCGCGCCGGGGTGCGGGAGGTGGTGCATCTCGATTACGTCCGCTTCGCCCGTGCGCGGGGGTTGGCCCCGTCGCGGGTGGTCGGCGTGCACATCCTGCGCACCATCCTGATTCCCATCGTTACGGTGATCGGGCTGGAATTCTGTTCCACCGTCGCCTTCTCCATGGTGACCGAGAGCATCTTCGCCTGGCCCGGCATGGGGCGGCTGATGGTGGAGAGCATCCATGTGCTCGACCGGCCGGTGATCGTCGCCTATCTGGTCGCGGTGGTCCTGCTGTTCGTCGCGGTGAACCTGCTGGCCGACATCCTCTACCGGCTGCTCGACCCGCGCGTCGGCACCGCCGGGGCGGAGGGCGGAGCATGA
- a CDS encoding amidase: MSLFSDYQAHDAVGLAALVRRRAVSPVELLKSALARLEAVNPLINAVVDQFAEDAFAQARSLTGEEPLAGVPFLLKDLNIQVLGRRTSNGSRLWRDHVAVKDSTVTARYRAAGLVLFGFTNTAELGLACETAPALFGPTRNPWNRKRSVGGSSGGAAAAVAAGIVPAAHATDGGGSIRIPSSNTGTFGLKPTRGRNPFGPDLGEGWNGLSVHHAITRSVRDSAALLDATHGPEPGDPYAAPRFDGRYLDLVERDPAPLRIAFQTVDHEGRAVDPAAAKAVTDAAALLESLGHRVEEASPGVDGAALKRATRIIVASNIANVLRAREEALGRPIEPDELEPITRLWAGESAKYTGADLARSIWTIHGLSRLFGRFFQSYDALLTPTFAAPPLPIGTVDMQSADLDGYYETLRRYSAFTSVYNSAGIPAASVPFALADGLPVGVQIAAPLGEDGRVLQLAAQIERARPWAGLYPPLPV, from the coding sequence ATGTCCCTGTTCTCCGACTATCAGGCCCACGACGCGGTGGGCCTCGCCGCCCTCGTCCGGCGCCGCGCGGTGTCCCCGGTCGAACTGCTGAAGTCCGCCCTGGCCCGGCTGGAGGCGGTCAATCCGCTCATCAACGCCGTCGTCGACCAGTTCGCCGAGGACGCCTTCGCCCAGGCCCGGAGCCTGACGGGGGAGGAGCCGCTGGCCGGCGTGCCCTTCCTGCTGAAGGATCTGAACATCCAGGTGCTCGGGCGGCGCACCAGCAACGGCAGCCGCCTGTGGCGCGACCATGTGGCGGTCAAGGATTCCACCGTCACCGCGCGCTACCGCGCCGCCGGGCTGGTGCTGTTCGGCTTCACCAACACGGCGGAGCTGGGTTTGGCCTGCGAGACGGCGCCGGCCCTGTTCGGCCCCACCCGCAACCCGTGGAACCGGAAGCGCAGCGTTGGCGGCTCCTCCGGCGGGGCGGCGGCGGCGGTGGCGGCGGGCATCGTCCCGGCGGCCCACGCCACCGATGGCGGCGGCTCCATACGGATCCCGTCCTCCAACACCGGGACCTTCGGGCTGAAGCCGACGCGTGGGCGCAACCCCTTCGGCCCCGACCTGGGGGAGGGCTGGAACGGCCTGTCGGTGCACCACGCGATCACCCGCTCGGTGCGCGACAGCGCCGCCCTGCTCGACGCCACCCACGGGCCGGAGCCGGGCGACCCCTACGCCGCGCCGCGCTTCGACGGGCGCTACCTCGACCTCGTGGAGCGCGATCCCGCGCCGCTGCGCATCGCCTTCCAGACCGTGGACCATGAGGGGCGCGCCGTCGATCCCGCCGCCGCCAAGGCGGTGACCGACGCGGCGGCGCTGCTCGAATCGCTCGGCCACCGGGTGGAGGAGGCCAGCCCCGGCGTGGACGGCGCCGCGCTGAAGCGGGCGACGCGCATCATCGTCGCCTCCAACATCGCCAACGTCCTGCGCGCCCGCGAAGAGGCGCTGGGGCGGCCCATCGAGCCGGACGAGCTGGAACCGATCACCCGCCTGTGGGCCGGGGAGTCCGCGAAATACACCGGCGCCGACCTTGCCCGGTCCATCTGGACGATCCACGGCCTGTCGCGCCTGTTCGGGCGCTTCTTCCAGAGTTACGACGCGCTGCTGACCCCGACCTTCGCCGCCCCGCCGCTGCCCATCGGGACGGTGGACATGCAGAGCGCGGATCTCGACGGCTATTACGAGACGCTGCGCCGCTACAGCGCCTTCACCTCCGTCTACAACAGCGCCGGCATCCCGGCGGCCAGCGTGCCCTTCGCGCTTGCGGACGGGCTGCCGGTCGGCGTGCAGATCGCCGCCCCGCTGGGCGAGGACGGTCGGGTGCTCCAGCTCGCCGCGCAGATCGAGCGCGCCCGGCCCTGGGCCGGCCTGTACCCGCCGCTTCCGGTGTAG
- a CDS encoding ABC transporter substrate-binding protein has product MDRRAFLGAMAGLVPAAAFTRTAAFAQSNPAASSGSRPLSIGAISAPNSLDPHFYQSPTNNQTLRQIFDPLVTEDATGTLRPLLAESWRALDETTWEFKLRPGIRFHDGTPLTPDDIAFTIERVPNVPNSPGSFVPYVRNVAAVEVIDERTFRIRSKTPNPFLDRDFTNLYILSRKIHAGAETADFTSGKLAVGTGAFRYAGFTVGQQIELEPNPAYWGRTPGWSRIRTRFIPDAGARVAGLLSGDLDLIDGVPVQDVAHLTADKTVDIFSVASATSAYLFPDASRDQAPFVTDRAGRPLDRNPLKDVRVRQALSLAIDRKGIVERLLLGQGTPADQFAPPPAPDRLPNRAPIAVDVARAKRLLAEAGYPEGFGLTIHGPSGFFTGDVAVLQAIAQGFSRIGVETKVETLPIATFFSRATNREFALFLTTYATTNSAELLRQVVLTKDQETGAGPFNRQRYSNPKLDAPLLAALGDFDAERRVARIRDALAALEEDVGVIPVFYPRFNWAGRKGYVRFVPGNAFGHTNAVFAEPV; this is encoded by the coding sequence ATGGATCGCCGTGCCTTCCTGGGTGCGATGGCCGGGCTGGTGCCCGCCGCCGCCTTCACCCGCACCGCCGCCTTCGCCCAGAGCAACCCCGCGGCCTCCTCCGGCTCCCGCCCGCTCTCCATCGGGGCGATCTCGGCCCCGAACTCGCTGGACCCCCATTTCTACCAGTCGCCGACCAACAACCAGACGCTGCGGCAGATCTTCGACCCGCTGGTGACGGAGGACGCGACGGGAACGCTGCGCCCCCTGCTGGCCGAATCCTGGCGGGCGCTGGACGAGACCACCTGGGAATTCAAGTTGCGTCCGGGAATCCGCTTCCACGACGGCACGCCGCTGACTCCGGACGACATCGCCTTCACCATCGAGCGGGTGCCCAACGTCCCGAACAGCCCCGGCTCCTTCGTGCCTTACGTGCGCAACGTCGCGGCGGTGGAGGTGATCGACGAGCGGACCTTCCGCATCCGCAGCAAGACGCCGAACCCCTTCCTCGACCGCGACTTTACGAACCTCTACATCCTGTCGCGCAAGATCCACGCGGGCGCCGAGACGGCGGATTTCACCTCGGGCAAGCTGGCCGTCGGCACCGGGGCCTTCCGCTACGCCGGCTTCACCGTCGGCCAGCAGATCGAGCTGGAGCCCAACCCCGCCTATTGGGGGCGGACGCCGGGCTGGAGCCGCATCCGCACCCGCTTCATCCCCGACGCCGGGGCGCGCGTCGCCGGGCTGCTGTCGGGCGACCTCGACCTGATCGACGGCGTGCCGGTGCAGGACGTGGCCCATCTGACCGCCGACAAGACTGTGGACATCTTCAGCGTCGCCAGCGCCACCAGCGCCTATCTGTTCCCCGACGCCAGCCGCGACCAGGCGCCCTTCGTCACCGACCGCGCCGGCCGGCCGCTGGACCGCAATCCGCTGAAGGACGTGCGGGTGCGTCAGGCGCTGTCGCTGGCCATCGACCGCAAGGGCATCGTGGAGCGGCTTCTGCTCGGCCAGGGCACGCCCGCCGACCAGTTCGCCCCGCCGCCCGCCCCGGACCGGCTGCCCAACCGCGCGCCCATCGCCGTGGACGTCGCCCGCGCCAAGCGGCTGCTGGCGGAGGCCGGCTATCCCGAGGGCTTCGGGCTGACCATCCACGGGCCGAGCGGCTTCTTCACCGGGGACGTCGCGGTGCTCCAGGCCATCGCCCAGGGCTTCTCGCGCATCGGTGTGGAGACCAAGGTGGAGACTCTGCCCATCGCCACCTTCTTCTCCCGCGCCACCAACCGGGAGTTCGCCCTGTTCCTGACCACCTACGCCACCACCAACAGCGCGGAGCTGCTGCGGCAGGTGGTGCTGACCAAGGATCAGGAAACCGGGGCCGGTCCCTTCAACCGCCAGCGCTATTCCAACCCCAAGCTGGACGCGCCGCTGCTGGCGGCACTCGGCGACTTCGACGCCGAGCGGCGGGTCGCCCGCATCCGCGACGCGCTGGCCGCGCTGGAGGAGGACGTGGGGGTCATCCCGGTCTTCTACCCGCGCTTCAACTGGGCGGGGCGCAAGGGCTACGTGCGCTTCGTTCCCGGCAACGCCTTCGGCCACACCAACGCCGTCTTCGCCGAGCCGGTCTGA
- a CDS encoding glycosyltransferase family 2 protein has product MRVVAVARCKDEEDIIEAFVRHTLCFADDLVVLDNGSVDRSVDILKALRGEGLPLHLFQHRDEVLVEDLHSNWLFEAAIRQFSADWVLFLDADEFVHVRTPNLVFRDWLLSTPSDLCGINVLLENYHPLPEAAAAPVGNVAERLTHRWPSMPPVPKIFYRHRGGPRPSISAGHHYLSADGVVLPCHTQADVVLAHFNARSPWQLARKAMIGWLRMEASGTDARNTGIAANYRHMFDLLMDNPDVFMAQVIDRRDDLVFDPLPYAGGPLKYTAPTDETALFIKATSEFALRIARQHGARVDADTQVLHRLRARIADVMPVP; this is encoded by the coding sequence ATGCGTGTTGTCGCGGTGGCCAGATGCAAGGATGAGGAGGACATTATCGAGGCCTTCGTCCGCCATACCTTGTGCTTCGCGGATGATCTCGTCGTGCTCGACAACGGATCGGTGGACCGGAGCGTCGATATCCTGAAGGCTTTGCGCGGCGAAGGCCTTCCGCTGCACCTGTTCCAGCACCGCGACGAGGTGCTCGTTGAAGACCTCCATTCCAACTGGCTGTTCGAGGCGGCGATCAGGCAGTTCTCGGCCGACTGGGTGCTTTTTCTCGACGCCGACGAGTTCGTCCACGTCCGTACGCCCAACCTCGTGTTTCGAGACTGGCTCCTCTCCACGCCGTCAGACCTCTGCGGCATCAACGTGCTTCTGGAGAACTATCACCCGCTGCCGGAGGCTGCCGCCGCGCCGGTCGGCAACGTCGCTGAGCGGCTCACGCACCGTTGGCCGTCCATGCCGCCGGTCCCGAAGATATTCTACCGCCACCGCGGTGGGCCGCGGCCATCAATCTCGGCGGGACACCACTATCTCTCCGCGGATGGTGTCGTTCTGCCGTGCCACACCCAGGCCGACGTCGTCCTGGCCCACTTCAACGCTCGGAGTCCGTGGCAACTGGCGCGCAAGGCCATGATCGGCTGGCTCCGGATGGAGGCCAGCGGGACCGACGCCAGGAACACCGGGATCGCGGCGAACTACCGCCATATGTTCGATCTCCTCATGGACAATCCCGACGTCTTCATGGCCCAGGTGATCGATCGCCGCGATGATCTGGTCTTCGATCCGCTGCCATACGCGGGAGGGCCTCTGAAATACACGGCGCCGACCGACGAAACGGCGCTGTTCATCAAGGCCACCAGCGAATTCGCGCTGCGGATCGCGCGTCAGCACGGCGCTCGGGTCGACGCCGACACACAGGTGCTGCACCGCCTCAGGGCGCGCATCGCGGACGTCATGCCGGTGCCGTGA
- a CDS encoding FAD-binding oxidoreductase: protein MDVIAELTSLIGADAVLTDPADLDAVTEDWRGRYRGPALCLARPANAGQVADVVRCCARHGVPVLPQGGNTSLCGGAVPSESGPAPVILSLTRMRAVRAIDPVNSTMEVEAGCVLATVQEAAAAAGRLYPVSLGAEGSCQIGGTIATNAGGTSVLRYGNTRENVLGLEVVLADGTVWSGLYGLRKNNTGYDLKHLFIGSEGTLGVITAATLKLHPLPTRHAVAWVGMASPEDALTLLTRVQERSAARLSAFEMINRLQLDLVIGHVPGRRSPIESEADWHVLIELSDNGSGEALDDELQAILEDAFADGLLSDAALASSEAQRHAMWEIRHSVSEANKKAGVGLTTDCAVPLSAVPAFIAAATAAVRALVPDLPVIVVAHLGDGNVHFIPFFTFDAWEAAGSGDRDALAAALRHAVNDEAARLKGTFSAEHGVGRVQLAEMARYKPPAELALMRAVKRALDPHNILNPGRLLPPG, encoded by the coding sequence GTGGACGTGATCGCTGAACTGACGAGCCTGATCGGCGCCGACGCCGTCCTGACCGACCCCGCCGATCTGGACGCCGTGACCGAGGACTGGCGTGGGCGTTACCGCGGCCCGGCGCTCTGCCTCGCGCGCCCCGCCAACGCCGGGCAGGTGGCCGACGTGGTGCGGTGCTGCGCCAGGCACGGGGTGCCGGTCCTGCCGCAGGGCGGCAACACCAGCCTGTGCGGCGGCGCCGTCCCGTCGGAGTCCGGCCCCGCCCCGGTCATCCTCAGCCTGACCCGCATGCGCGCGGTCCGCGCCATCGACCCGGTGAACAGCACGATGGAAGTCGAGGCCGGCTGCGTCCTCGCCACCGTCCAGGAGGCCGCCGCCGCCGCCGGGCGGCTCTACCCGGTCAGCCTGGGCGCCGAGGGCTCCTGCCAGATCGGCGGCACCATCGCCACCAACGCCGGCGGCACCTCGGTCCTGCGCTACGGCAACACGCGCGAGAACGTGCTGGGGCTGGAGGTCGTGCTGGCCGATGGCACCGTCTGGTCTGGCCTCTACGGCCTGCGCAAGAACAACACCGGCTACGATCTGAAGCATCTGTTCATCGGCTCGGAAGGCACGCTCGGCGTCATCACGGCGGCGACGCTGAAGCTGCACCCGCTGCCGACGCGCCACGCGGTGGCCTGGGTCGGGATGGCCTCGCCGGAGGACGCGCTGACCCTGCTGACCCGCGTGCAGGAGCGCAGCGCGGCCCGGCTGTCCGCCTTCGAGATGATCAACCGCCTGCAGCTCGATCTGGTGATCGGCCATGTCCCCGGCCGCCGCAGCCCGATCGAGAGCGAGGCCGACTGGCATGTGCTGATCGAGCTGTCGGACAACGGCTCCGGCGAGGCGCTCGACGACGAATTGCAGGCGATCCTTGAGGACGCCTTCGCCGATGGCCTGCTGAGCGACGCGGCGCTGGCGTCCAGCGAAGCGCAGCGCCACGCCATGTGGGAGATCCGCCACAGCGTGTCGGAGGCCAACAAGAAGGCCGGCGTCGGTCTGACCACCGACTGCGCGGTGCCGCTGTCGGCGGTGCCGGCCTTCATCGCGGCGGCGACCGCGGCGGTGCGCGCCCTGGTGCCCGACCTGCCGGTGATCGTGGTGGCCCATCTCGGCGATGGCAACGTCCACTTCATCCCCTTCTTCACCTTCGACGCCTGGGAGGCCGCCGGATCGGGCGACCGCGACGCGCTCGCCGCCGCGCTGCGCCACGCCGTCAACGACGAGGCCGCCCGGCTCAAGGGCACCTTCAGCGCCGAACACGGGGTCGGCCGCGTCCAGCTCGCCGAGATGGCCCGCTACAAGCCGCCGGCGGAGCTGGCGCTGATGCGCGCCGTCAAGCGGGCGCTCGACCCGCACAACATCCTCAATCCCGGACGGCTCCTGCCGCCCGGCTGA
- a CDS encoding ABC transporter substrate-binding protein, with product MSTRQSGWSRRTLLKAGAAGTAALAMPAIWSPARAQNKRIVVRDDGGIYTKAYGEVFYKPFTAATGIEVVGVQANAEPTAQIRSMVEAKSYTWDMAKISEPAILMLTAGDKPMLEKHGLENDPAVAAIPKQYMSEYGVGTNVYTTVLAYRTDAFKGRKAPASWKDFYDVAGVSGRRALRKHPFDTIEQALMADGVPTGEVYPCDFDRAFKTLDRIKKDIPIFWTSGAQVEQMLISGEVDLVPTWVSRPQAAIAAGAPVGIVWDQNIWGLDSWAILAGTPNADACRQFIKFTCDAKRQAELVKYFPAGVTLPDAFKHIDAAIAPNCPTFPANIEKGVKINAQFWLDNQQKALERYNAWLLS from the coding sequence ATGAGCACACGTCAATCCGGCTGGTCCCGCCGCACCCTGCTGAAAGCCGGCGCCGCCGGCACCGCGGCGCTCGCCATGCCGGCGATCTGGAGCCCGGCCCGCGCGCAGAACAAGCGCATCGTCGTGCGCGACGACGGCGGCATCTACACCAAGGCCTATGGCGAGGTCTTCTACAAGCCCTTCACCGCGGCCACCGGCATCGAGGTCGTCGGCGTCCAGGCCAACGCCGAGCCGACCGCGCAGATCCGCTCGATGGTCGAGGCGAAGTCCTACACCTGGGACATGGCCAAGATCAGCGAGCCGGCCATCCTCATGCTGACCGCCGGCGACAAGCCGATGCTGGAGAAGCACGGGCTGGAGAATGATCCGGCGGTCGCCGCCATTCCCAAGCAGTACATGTCGGAATACGGCGTCGGCACCAACGTCTACACCACCGTGCTGGCCTACCGCACCGACGCCTTCAAGGGCCGCAAGGCGCCGGCCTCCTGGAAGGATTTCTACGACGTCGCCGGCGTCTCCGGCCGCCGCGCCCTGCGCAAGCATCCCTTCGATACCATCGAGCAGGCGCTGATGGCCGACGGCGTGCCCACCGGCGAGGTCTATCCCTGCGACTTCGACCGTGCCTTCAAGACGCTGGACCGCATCAAGAAGGACATTCCGATCTTCTGGACCAGCGGCGCGCAGGTCGAGCAGATGCTGATCTCCGGCGAGGTCGATCTCGTCCCGACCTGGGTGTCGCGTCCGCAGGCGGCGATCGCCGCCGGTGCTCCGGTCGGCATCGTCTGGGACCAGAACATCTGGGGCCTCGACAGCTGGGCCATCCTGGCCGGCACGCCGAACGCCGACGCCTGCCGCCAGTTCATCAAGTTCACCTGCGATGCCAAGCGCCAGGCGGAACTGGTGAAGTACTTCCCGGCCGGCGTCACCCTGCCCGACGCCTTCAAGCACATCGACGCGGCGATCGCCCCCAACTGCCCGACCTTCCCGGCGAACATCGAGAAGGGCGTCAAGATCAACGCGCAGTTCTGGCTGGACAACCAGCAGAAGGCGCTCGAGCGCTACAACGCCTGGCTGCTGAGCTGA